From the Gordonia bronchialis DSM 43247 genome, one window contains:
- a CDS encoding aldehyde dehydrogenase gives MTETVESRAASVAGGGDQPKLLIGGTWTDPHSTETLEVFSPATGERVGSVPHADATDVDTAVATARAAFDAGVWTSVPPAQRADIVARVADLIDERSDEVTALVSAEMGAPPSAVSTLQQLPGTGVLRAYANAARDYAWEEYRTGLFGTTRITREAVGVVGAICAWNVPLFITCNKLGAALAAGCSVVLKPAPETPLTGNYIAQLFIEAGVPEGVISVVPGGTETGQALVAHPEVDKITFTGSTAAGKAIGAACAESLKRCSLELGGKSAAIVLDDVDIAANAFMLTFLGLFNTGQACVAQTRVLVPRSRQDEIVGAMIEAAKTMKVGLPSNPEAQLGPLITEKQRQRVEGYIESGKKAGATAVLDGERPDGLDSGYFLTPTIFTGVTNDMTIAQEEIFGPVLSVIAYDDVDEAIAIANDSSYGLAGTVWTSDVERGIEISTKIRTGTFGINWYAIDPESPFGGYKNSGIGRENGREGLESFLEHKSTMLPMGYEPQQ, from the coding sequence ATGACCGAAACCGTCGAGTCCCGCGCCGCATCCGTCGCCGGGGGTGGCGACCAGCCGAAACTGCTCATCGGTGGCACCTGGACCGACCCGCACTCGACCGAGACCCTCGAGGTTTTCTCCCCCGCCACCGGCGAGCGCGTCGGATCGGTGCCGCACGCCGACGCCACCGACGTCGACACCGCCGTGGCGACCGCACGGGCCGCCTTCGACGCCGGGGTCTGGACTTCGGTTCCCCCAGCGCAACGCGCCGACATCGTCGCCAGGGTCGCCGATCTGATCGACGAACGCTCCGACGAGGTCACCGCACTGGTGTCGGCCGAGATGGGCGCCCCGCCGAGTGCGGTGAGCACGCTGCAGCAGCTGCCCGGCACCGGCGTGCTGCGCGCCTACGCCAACGCCGCCCGCGACTACGCCTGGGAGGAATACCGGACCGGCCTGTTCGGCACCACCCGCATCACCCGCGAGGCGGTCGGCGTCGTCGGCGCCATCTGTGCATGGAACGTGCCGCTGTTCATCACCTGCAACAAGCTCGGCGCGGCGCTCGCCGCGGGCTGTTCGGTGGTGCTCAAGCCCGCTCCGGAGACCCCGCTGACCGGCAACTACATCGCGCAACTGTTCATCGAGGCCGGCGTCCCCGAGGGTGTCATCTCGGTGGTGCCCGGCGGAACCGAGACCGGCCAGGCGCTCGTCGCCCATCCCGAGGTCGACAAGATCACCTTCACCGGGTCGACCGCGGCAGGTAAGGCCATCGGGGCGGCCTGCGCCGAATCCCTCAAGCGCTGCTCACTGGAACTCGGCGGCAAGTCTGCGGCCATCGTGCTCGACGACGTCGACATCGCGGCCAACGCCTTCATGCTCACCTTCCTCGGCCTGTTCAACACCGGCCAGGCCTGCGTCGCACAAACCCGGGTGCTGGTGCCGCGCAGTCGCCAGGACGAGATCGTCGGAGCCATGATCGAGGCGGCGAAGACCATGAAGGTGGGGTTGCCGTCGAATCCGGAAGCCCAGCTCGGCCCGCTCATCACCGAGAAGCAGCGTCAGCGCGTCGAAGGTTACATCGAGTCCGGCAAGAAGGCCGGTGCCACAGCGGTTCTCGACGGCGAACGGCCCGACGGACTGGATTCCGGCTACTTCCTGACCCCGACGATCTTCACCGGCGTCACCAACGACATGACCATCGCACAGGAGGAGATCTTCGGCCCGGTGCTCTCGGTGATCGCCTACGACGACGTCGACGAGGCCATCGCCATCGCCAACGACTCCAGCTACGGCCTCGCCGGGACGGTGTGGACCTCCGACGTCGAACGCGGCATCGAGATCTCCACCAAGATTCGGACGGGAACCTTCGGGATCAACTGGTACGCAATCGATCCCGAGTCACCGTTCGGCGGCTACAAGAACTCCGGCATCGGCCGCGAGAACGGTCGCGAAGGACTCGAGTCCTTCCTCGAGCACAAGTCGACGATGCTGCCGATGGGTTACGAACCGCAGCAATAA
- the cydC gene encoding thiol reductant ABC exporter subunit CydC gives MSGDPLIRALGFLGLRGRPVLRSLLLGVGGALSALGLAALSAWLITRAWQMPPVLYLSVAITAVRALGISRGLFRYLERLATHDLALGAMASARTRVYVALASGSPAYSVTLRRGDLLTRTGDDIDEIGNALIRGLIPIGVGLTTSVAAVIIMALVSPWAALVLAVALLVSGVLAPWLAARGSARSIADAAAATTRSAEATTTALWHASELVVARRRDAVLAAASTADREAVAAADRGVRWQAAAAAATPLSLGASVLAACVIGIHLAGQVPGSLAEVSSGHGLTPMILGVLILLPLSAFESTAPLTEAGVQLETSRQSAARVMALVDGAKATGASDADVPVHDGPVTLHADQMRWGWPDSGLLGPDDGLDRTLVPGSRLAVVGPSGSGKSTLLLTLAGLLEPRSGALRGAGAGGEYVDLRSAACYFAEEAHIFSTSLRENLRVARGDVADDEIVGALDRVGLSAWVSGLPDGLDTVLTGGADAISGGQRRRLLLARALIHRAPVVLLDEPTEHLDVADAERLLRSILDPVDGMFGPERTVVVVTHQLPAESDSDVVDLTSSVV, from the coding sequence GTGTCCGGTGATCCGCTGATCCGTGCGCTCGGCTTCCTCGGTCTGCGGGGTCGGCCAGTGTTGCGGTCTCTGTTGCTCGGGGTCGGCGGCGCGTTGTCGGCGCTCGGCCTGGCCGCGCTGTCGGCGTGGCTGATCACCCGCGCATGGCAGATGCCGCCGGTGCTGTACCTGTCGGTGGCCATCACCGCCGTTCGCGCACTGGGCATCTCGCGGGGGCTGTTCCGCTATCTGGAGCGGCTCGCCACCCATGACCTCGCGCTCGGCGCGATGGCCTCGGCACGGACGCGCGTGTACGTGGCACTGGCGTCCGGGTCGCCGGCGTACTCGGTGACGCTGCGACGCGGTGATCTGCTGACCCGCACCGGCGACGACATCGACGAGATCGGCAACGCCCTCATCCGCGGTCTCATCCCGATCGGGGTGGGTCTGACGACCTCGGTCGCGGCGGTGATCATCATGGCGCTGGTGTCGCCGTGGGCAGCGCTCGTCCTTGCGGTGGCGTTGCTCGTGAGCGGGGTCCTCGCGCCGTGGCTGGCCGCCCGGGGCTCGGCCCGCTCCATCGCCGACGCCGCAGCGGCCACCACCCGGTCGGCCGAGGCGACCACCACCGCCCTCTGGCACGCCTCGGAACTCGTGGTGGCGCGTCGACGCGACGCAGTGCTGGCGGCGGCGTCGACGGCCGATCGGGAGGCGGTGGCCGCGGCGGACCGCGGAGTCAGATGGCAGGCGGCGGCAGCTGCGGCCACCCCGCTCTCGCTGGGGGCCTCGGTGCTGGCGGCCTGCGTGATCGGCATCCACCTGGCCGGCCAGGTACCCGGCTCCCTGGCCGAGGTGTCGTCGGGGCACGGATTGACGCCGATGATCCTGGGCGTGCTCATCCTGCTGCCACTGTCGGCCTTTGAATCGACCGCTCCGCTCACCGAAGCCGGTGTGCAGTTGGAGACATCCCGACAGTCGGCGGCCCGGGTGATGGCGCTGGTCGACGGCGCGAAGGCGACGGGGGCGTCGGATGCGGATGTGCCGGTCCATGATGGCCCGGTGACCCTGCACGCCGATCAGATGCGCTGGGGCTGGCCGGATTCCGGCCTCCTGGGCCCCGACGACGGACTCGACCGCACGCTTGTGCCGGGCTCGCGACTGGCTGTCGTGGGTCCGAGTGGTTCGGGAAAATCCACGCTGCTGTTGACTCTCGCCGGGCTGCTCGAACCACGCTCCGGGGCCCTCCGTGGTGCCGGCGCGGGTGGTGAATATGTCGATCTGCGCTCGGCCGCATGCTATTTCGCTGAAGAGGCGCACATCTTCTCGACGTCGCTGCGGGAGAACCTGCGCGTCGCGCGCGGTGATGTCGCCGACGACGAGATCGTCGGAGCGCTGGACCGGGTGGGACTCTCGGCGTGGGTGAGCGGGTTACCCGACGGCCTCGACACCGTGCTGACCGGTGGCGCCGACGCCATCAGCGGTGGGCAGCGACGCCGCCTGCTGCTGGCCCGCGCCCTGATCCACCGCGCACCGGTGGTGCTGCTCGACGAACCCACCGAGCATCTCGATGTCGCCGACGCGGAGAGGTTGTTGCGATCGATCCTCGACCCGGTCGACGGCATGTTCGGACCGGAGCGGACGGTTGTCGTCGTCACCCATCAGCTTCCCGCCGAAAGCGACTCCGACGTCGTTGATTTGACGTCGAGTGTCGTCTGA
- the cydD gene encoding thiol reductant ABC exporter subunit CydD: MSTDTATDAQVRKGRPGPPLDPRLLRYSPTARGYVALTAGFAVAEVIAVIVVAAMIASIASELIVDPGRRTMAAQSTHLVVLAVALVARAAMTFGHDRYAHRAAARSIAELRSAALATVTDPEHTSPRDLLGRREHAASVLLRGLDAVGPYLSGYLPALIISVIATPVVIVVIGLADLPSALIVVITLPLIPVFMVLVGLMTREKTERKLATMSRLTSQLLDLIAGLPTLRALGRAQAPAAQVAELGARHRRSTMSSLRVAFLSGAVLELLATLCVALVAVGIGLRLVYGEMSLYAGLFALILAPEAYHPLRRVGTQFHNSTDGVTAAREVFDLIQAPDRHPSTATPIRTTGVAGQPIRLLDVGVHGRDGWAPYHLDATVPAGAVTVFTGPNGSGKSTALAAIMGLLAPDDGSVLIGSVPVVELEPDAFHEQIAWLPQQPVIVPGTVADNLELFGALNRVGLARAAAATGFDEVLAALPDGLDTTLGAGGVGLSAGQRQRLALTRVLASPSPLLLLDEPTAHLDAASEVAVLTGLRDRARAGDTVLIVAHRDIAREFADHLVDVGGGERCPVIR; this comes from the coding sequence ATGAGTACTGATACCGCGACAGACGCCCAGGTCCGCAAGGGCCGTCCGGGACCGCCACTCGATCCGCGATTGCTGCGGTACTCGCCGACGGCGCGTGGATATGTCGCGCTGACTGCAGGTTTCGCCGTGGCAGAAGTGATCGCGGTGATCGTCGTGGCCGCGATGATCGCCTCGATCGCCTCCGAGCTGATCGTCGATCCCGGCAGGCGCACGATGGCCGCGCAGAGCACGCATCTGGTGGTACTGGCCGTCGCTCTGGTGGCCCGTGCGGCGATGACCTTCGGGCACGATCGCTATGCGCACCGCGCTGCCGCACGATCCATCGCCGAACTGCGGTCGGCGGCGCTGGCGACGGTCACCGACCCCGAGCACACCTCCCCGCGGGACCTGCTGGGCAGGCGCGAACACGCCGCCTCGGTGCTGCTCCGCGGCCTCGACGCCGTCGGGCCCTACCTGTCGGGATACCTTCCGGCGCTGATCATCTCGGTCATCGCCACGCCGGTGGTCATCGTGGTGATCGGTCTCGCCGACCTGCCGTCGGCGCTGATCGTGGTGATCACGTTGCCACTGATCCCGGTGTTCATGGTGCTCGTCGGCCTGATGACCCGCGAGAAGACCGAACGCAAGCTGGCCACCATGAGCCGGTTGACCTCGCAGCTCCTCGACCTGATCGCGGGGCTGCCGACGTTGCGGGCACTGGGTCGGGCGCAGGCGCCGGCTGCTCAGGTGGCCGAACTCGGTGCGCGACATCGGCGTAGCACGATGTCGTCGTTGCGGGTGGCCTTCCTGTCCGGCGCGGTACTCGAGCTGCTCGCCACCCTGTGTGTGGCGCTGGTCGCCGTCGGTATCGGACTGCGTCTCGTCTACGGCGAGATGAGCTTGTACGCCGGGCTTTTCGCGCTGATCCTGGCTCCGGAGGCCTACCACCCGCTGCGTCGGGTGGGGACCCAGTTCCACAACTCCACCGATGGTGTCACCGCGGCCCGCGAGGTGTTCGACCTGATTCAAGCGCCGGACCGACATCCTTCCACGGCGACGCCGATTCGTACGACAGGCGTTGCCGGACAACCGATCAGACTGCTCGACGTGGGGGTGCACGGCCGCGACGGCTGGGCTCCGTATCACCTGGATGCGACGGTGCCCGCCGGGGCGGTCACCGTTTTCACCGGGCCCAACGGGTCGGGTAAGTCCACTGCGCTGGCTGCGATCATGGGACTGCTCGCGCCTGATGACGGGTCGGTGCTCATCGGATCGGTACCGGTCGTCGAACTCGAGCCGGACGCGTTTCACGAGCAGATCGCCTGGCTGCCCCAGCAGCCGGTGATCGTGCCGGGAACCGTCGCCGACAATCTGGAGCTCTTCGGCGCACTCAACCGGGTCGGCCTCGCAAGGGCAGCGGCGGCAACGGGATTCGACGAGGTGCTGGCCGCTCTGCCGGACGGGTTGGACACCACCCTCGGTGCCGGTGGCGTCGGACTGTCGGCGGGCCAGCGGCAGCGACTGGCCCTGACCCGGGTGCTGGCGTCGCCGTCGCCGCTGCTGTTGCTCGACGAACCGACCGCCCATCTCGACGCCGCGTCGGAGGTGGCGGTGTTGACCGGTCTGCGTGATCGGGCGCGCGCCGGCGACACCGTGCTCATCGTCGCCCACCGTGACATCGCCCGCGAGTTCGCCGATCATCTCGTCGATGTCGGGGGAGGTGAACGGTGTCCGGTGATCCGCTGA
- a CDS encoding LON peptidase substrate-binding domain-containing protein, with the protein MFPLGTALLPGEPLPLRIFEPRYRAMLGDCLDGPDADARFGVVLIARGSEVGGGDVRHDVGTFAAIDAVDRLPDGRATVVCSGTARFRVVEWLPDDPYPRARVQTLADLEFTDAAHTRLRDQGARIRELVGDFARARDVDPAELQAIFDDSSVDADPVRTLYRWVASLPAGPLDRQRLLEAADADAALDALTEAAEGFAARMQFGA; encoded by the coding sequence ATGTTCCCGCTCGGCACCGCGCTGCTGCCGGGCGAACCGTTGCCGCTGCGCATCTTCGAGCCGCGGTACCGCGCGATGCTCGGCGACTGTCTCGACGGCCCCGACGCCGACGCCCGCTTCGGGGTGGTGCTGATCGCGCGTGGCTCGGAGGTCGGCGGCGGCGACGTGCGCCACGACGTGGGAACCTTCGCCGCCATCGACGCCGTCGACCGGCTGCCCGACGGGCGCGCGACCGTCGTCTGCTCGGGCACCGCGCGGTTCCGCGTCGTCGAGTGGCTGCCCGACGACCCGTATCCGCGCGCCCGCGTGCAGACCCTCGCCGACCTCGAGTTCACCGACGCCGCCCACACCCGGCTGCGTGATCAGGGCGCACGCATCCGCGAGCTCGTCGGCGATTTCGCCCGCGCACGCGACGTGGACCCTGCGGAGTTGCAGGCGATCTTCGACGACTCGTCCGTCGACGCCGACCCGGTGCGCACGCTGTATCGGTGGGTGGCGAGCCTGCCCGCCGGGCCACTGGATCGGCAACGACTGCTCGAGGCCGCCGACGCCGACGCCGCGCTCGACGCATTGACCGAGGCCGCCGAGGGTTTCGCCGCGCGGATGCAGTTCGGCGCCTGA